The following coding sequences lie in one uncultured Fibrobacter sp. genomic window:
- the gpmI gene encoding 2,3-bisphosphoglycerate-independent phosphoglycerate mutase, translating into MLKKLSNFPGIKGPVVTIVMDGFGITDKVEGNAIKAARTPTLDNLFKMYPNVLLKAHGRAVGMPTNEDMGNSEVGHNAIGAGQVYNQGAALVQDSIVSGEIFGRDAWKEIAGNAREKNTVLHFIGLFSDGNVHSNISHLKAMVAQAKKEGLKKVRVHILLDGRDVPETSALDYVGPFEKFLDELRSPEFDVCIASGGGRMQITMDRYNANWKMVELGWKTHVLGEGRYFDNATQAIETLRGETKAIDQDLPPFVIAKDGQPVGTINDGDSVVFFNFRGDRAIEITRAFEEESFSEFDRKRFPHVCYAGMLQYDGDLKLPNRFLVPPPAIKETSGEWLAETGVKQFACSETQKYGHVTYFWNGNRSSKFDGETYLEIESDVVPFEQRPWMKAAEITDAMIEALKSGKYQTLRCNFPNGDMVGHTGSFRAATMAIEAVDIGLARLLPVIDALGGVAIITADHGNADEMYEIDKKTGMPKVNKDGTFKAKTSHTLNKVPCILYDNVTGGKLGLKEGDWGLSNIAATTANLLGLEKHEAWDDSMLIIK; encoded by the coding sequence ATGCTCAAGAAGCTTTCCAATTTCCCCGGCATCAAGGGACCGGTCGTAACCATCGTGATGGATGGTTTTGGTATCACCGATAAAGTCGAAGGCAACGCCATCAAGGCAGCCCGCACCCCGACTCTCGACAACCTCTTCAAGATGTACCCGAACGTGCTCCTGAAGGCTCATGGCCGCGCCGTGGGTATGCCGACCAACGAAGACATGGGTAACTCCGAAGTGGGCCACAACGCTATCGGTGCTGGCCAGGTGTACAACCAGGGTGCCGCCCTCGTGCAGGATTCCATCGTCTCTGGCGAAATCTTCGGCCGCGACGCATGGAAAGAAATCGCCGGCAACGCCCGCGAAAAGAACACCGTCCTCCACTTCATCGGTCTCTTCAGCGACGGTAACGTTCACTCCAACATTTCTCACCTCAAGGCCATGGTTGCCCAGGCCAAGAAGGAAGGCCTCAAGAAGGTCCGCGTGCACATCCTCCTCGACGGTCGTGACGTGCCGGAAACATCCGCTCTCGATTACGTCGGCCCGTTCGAAAAGTTCCTCGACGAACTCCGCAGCCCGGAATTCGACGTTTGCATTGCTAGCGGCGGTGGCCGTATGCAGATTACCATGGACCGTTACAACGCTAACTGGAAGATGGTGGAACTCGGCTGGAAGACCCACGTGCTCGGCGAAGGCCGCTACTTCGACAACGCTACGCAGGCTATCGAAACCCTCCGTGGCGAAACCAAGGCTATTGACCAGGATCTCCCGCCGTTCGTGATCGCGAAGGACGGCCAGCCGGTCGGTACCATCAACGACGGTGACTCCGTGGTGTTCTTCAACTTCCGTGGCGACCGCGCCATCGAAATCACCCGTGCCTTCGAAGAAGAATCCTTCAGCGAATTTGACCGCAAGCGCTTCCCGCACGTCTGCTACGCTGGCATGCTCCAGTACGACGGCGACCTCAAGCTCCCGAACCGCTTCCTCGTTCCGCCTCCGGCCATCAAGGAAACCAGCGGCGAATGGCTCGCTGAAACCGGCGTCAAGCAGTTCGCTTGCTCCGAAACGCAGAAGTACGGCCACGTGACCTACTTCTGGAATGGTAACCGTTCCAGCAAGTTCGACGGCGAAACCTACCTCGAAATCGAATCTGACGTTGTTCCGTTCGAACAGCGCCCGTGGATGAAGGCTGCAGAAATCACCGACGCCATGATCGAAGCCTTGAAGAGCGGCAAGTACCAGACGCTCCGCTGCAACTTCCCGAACGGCGACATGGTGGGCCACACCGGTTCCTTCCGCGCCGCCACCATGGCTATCGAAGCCGTGGACATCGGCCTTGCACGACTCCTCCCGGTGATCGACGCCCTCGGTGGTGTTGCAATCATCACGGCTGACCACGGTAACGCCGACGAAATGTACGAAATCGACAAGAAGACCGGCATGCCGAAGGTCAACAAGGACGGTACGTTCAAGGCCAAGACCAGCCACACCCTCAACAAGGTTCCTTGCATCCTTTACGATAACGTGACCGGCGGCAAGCTCGGTCTCAAGGAAGGCGACTGGGGTCTTTCTAACATCGCTGCAACGACCGCGAACCTCCTCGGCCTCGAAAAGCACGAAGCGTGGGATGACAGTATGTTGATCATCAAATAA
- the uvrB gene encoding excinuclease ABC subunit UvrB: MARARKTITPDPYAKPIAKPLPPEQSLPGHLKQFQSPTRANFELVSPYGAAGDQPKAIEELTEGFKHGEQFQTLLGVTGSGKTFTMANVIKNVGKPTLILTHNKTLAAQLYQEFKAFFPHNAVEYFVSYYDYFQPEAYIPHTDTFIEKDASINDEIDKLRLRATANLLTRRDVIIVASVSCIYGLGSPSEYFDLMVRIKKGDIYDRDKILHDLVRIQYTRNDFSLERGSFRVHGDVIEIHPSYDEEGLRIELFGDEVDRLVRFNMVTGEVTQELDEMTIAPAKHFVTKEEGRAGILQRMQMELTDRLAELDKEGKVLESARLSSRTRYDMEMIRETGMCSGIENYSRIIENRAPGTRPFTLIDYFGDDWLLMIDESHVSIPQVGGMAEGDKSRKTTLVQYGFRLPCALDNRPMNFAEFEYMYPKQVLFVSATPGDYELTKTGGVVTEQINRPTGLLDPKIEMFPIKGQMDVLLYRIEEVVKNGDRVLVTTLTKKMAQDLTDFFVEAGIRARYLHSDIKTLERHELIRGLRTGEFDVLVGINLLREGLDLPEVSMVAILDADKEGFLRNYRSLIQTMGRASRNVNGTVLLFADNMTDSLDKAITETARRRSVQEEFNKEHGITPKSVTRKLEDDLRINDPLGDIGDDSVDEDYEDDGNGIRPMEPLQPSSKTRKKGPGKKKALPQQARRNNSGSESIEELEKQMKEAAARLDFEEAARLRDIIRGME, translated from the coding sequence ATGGCTCGCGCACGCAAGACTATTACACCCGACCCGTATGCCAAACCGATAGCGAAACCGCTACCGCCCGAACAGAGTTTGCCGGGACATTTGAAGCAGTTCCAGTCACCGACTCGTGCGAACTTCGAGCTCGTGAGCCCTTACGGGGCAGCAGGCGACCAGCCTAAGGCCATCGAAGAATTAACGGAAGGTTTCAAGCACGGCGAACAGTTCCAGACGCTCCTCGGCGTGACGGGTTCGGGCAAGACCTTCACGATGGCGAACGTCATCAAGAACGTGGGCAAGCCGACGCTGATTTTGACGCACAACAAGACGCTTGCGGCCCAGCTTTATCAAGAATTCAAGGCGTTCTTCCCACATAACGCGGTGGAATACTTCGTCAGCTATTACGACTACTTTCAGCCCGAAGCCTATATTCCGCACACGGATACCTTCATCGAAAAAGACGCAAGCATCAACGATGAAATCGACAAGCTCCGCCTGCGCGCCACCGCGAACTTGCTGACCCGCCGCGACGTGATTATCGTTGCCTCTGTCAGTTGCATTTACGGCTTGGGAAGCCCGAGCGAATACTTCGACCTGATGGTTCGCATCAAGAAGGGTGACATTTACGACCGCGACAAGATTCTGCACGACTTGGTTCGCATTCAATATACGCGAAACGATTTCAGCCTGGAACGCGGCTCTTTCCGCGTGCACGGCGATGTGATTGAAATTCACCCGAGCTACGACGAAGAAGGCCTGCGAATTGAACTTTTCGGCGACGAGGTTGACAGGCTCGTGCGCTTCAATATGGTTACCGGCGAAGTCACGCAGGAACTGGACGAGATGACCATCGCTCCGGCAAAGCACTTTGTGACCAAGGAAGAAGGCCGCGCAGGCATTTTGCAACGCATGCAAATGGAGCTCACCGACCGCCTCGCCGAACTGGACAAGGAAGGCAAGGTGCTGGAATCGGCCCGTCTCAGCAGCCGCACTCGCTACGACATGGAAATGATCCGAGAAACCGGCATGTGCAGCGGCATCGAAAACTACTCCCGCATCATCGAAAACCGCGCTCCGGGCACGCGCCCGTTTACACTCATCGACTACTTTGGCGATGACTGGCTTTTGATGATTGACGAATCCCACGTGAGCATTCCGCAAGTGGGCGGCATGGCCGAAGGCGATAAGAGCCGCAAGACCACGCTGGTGCAGTACGGTTTCCGCCTGCCTTGCGCGCTGGACAACCGCCCCATGAACTTTGCCGAATTCGAGTACATGTACCCGAAGCAGGTGCTTTTTGTGAGTGCCACCCCCGGCGATTACGAACTGACAAAAACGGGCGGCGTCGTTACCGAACAAATTAACAGGCCAACCGGGCTTCTGGATCCGAAAATCGAGATGTTTCCCATCAAGGGCCAGATGGACGTGTTGCTGTACCGCATCGAAGAAGTCGTCAAGAACGGCGACCGCGTGCTGGTCACGACGCTTACCAAGAAGATGGCCCAGGACCTCACCGACTTCTTTGTAGAAGCAGGCATCCGCGCACGCTACCTGCACAGCGACATCAAGACTTTGGAACGCCACGAACTCATCCGGGGCTTGCGCACCGGAGAATTCGACGTGCTCGTAGGTATCAACCTGCTGCGCGAAGGCTTGGACCTGCCCGAAGTGAGCATGGTGGCCATTCTCGATGCCGACAAGGAAGGATTTCTGCGCAACTACCGCAGCCTGATTCAGACCATGGGCCGCGCAAGCCGTAACGTGAACGGCACGGTGCTTTTGTTCGCCGACAACATGACCGATAGCCTCGACAAGGCCATTACCGAAACCGCTCGCCGCCGCAGCGTTCAGGAAGAATTCAACAAGGAACATGGAATCACCCCGAAGTCGGTGACCCGCAAGCTCGAAGACGACCTGAGAATCAACGACCCCCTCGGGGATATCGGCGACGATTCCGTCGACGAGGACTACGAAGACGACGGCAACGGCATCCGTCCTATGGAACCGCTACAGCCCTCCAGCAAAACTCGCAAAAAAGGCCCCGGCAAGAAAAAGGCGCTCCCGCAACAGGCACGGCGCAACAATTCGGGGTCCGAAAGCATCGAAGAGTTGGAAAAACAGATGAAAGAGGCCGCCGCACGCCTCGATTTCGAGGAAGCTGCACGACTCCGCGACATTATTCGCGGCATGGAATAG
- a CDS encoding acyl carrier protein, with amino-acid sequence MNEMKEKLKAFFMSDLGVDGDVLQFDTPLFGEEIGLDSVDSLEIISFVDSNFGVSMTGVAKENFQSIDTIAAYIEAHKA; translated from the coding sequence ATGAACGAAATGAAAGAAAAACTCAAGGCCTTCTTTATGTCTGATCTCGGTGTCGATGGCGACGTGCTTCAGTTCGATACTCCGCTTTTCGGTGAAGAAATTGGCCTGGATTCTGTTGATTCTCTTGAAATCATCTCCTTTGTCGATAGCAACTTCGGTGTGTCTATGACGGGTGTTGCCAAGGAAAACTTCCAGAGCATCGATACAATCGCTGCATACATCGAAGCTCATAAGGCCTAA
- a CDS encoding beta-ketoacyl-[acyl-carrier-protein] synthase family protein, translated as MTPNDKRCVVTGLGVICAVGNNVEETWKSALESVSGIHKTTSVDTVNCYADLAAEVKCDTLDEIDAPEEKDRVSKLCIKAANEALADAGLKNFGDDQRVSVVIGSCVGGVLSIEQYHQHGRDASEIAKMPIASIASQVAETCGAGGIVTNVANACAAGTISIAVACDLIRAGKADVVIAGGADSFASVPYSGFLSLHALDENGCSPFNRCNGITLGEGAGIVIVESYEHAQKRSAKQYCEVLGSGVTSDANHITAPREDGLCLKEAINRSVKNSGIAKTDIGYINAHGTGTGKNDNAEMTAFKAYFGEENPTVSVSSTKVLTGHCLGAAGAIEAVFSIKALTTDTVLPTFPYSEEQSAALKEKVGDMDFVQNKARHKDLKCVLSNNVAFGGTNAAIVFSKEPGNVTAQSAANKKIAVTGLGIVSPLGNSKTAYLEAVKAGKKPESTSVRSTIALDDYKELGIKMAFYRKLDNLGQLQTVSGMRALQDANFKVSDENAMDIGIIVGTSEGGLGATYDFEELIAELGNAGGSAFKFPHTVYNAAGGYLSICSGIKGYGVTITTGPLSGLDSIGYSMNVIHDGQQQAMMATGTDENLPIITEFAQKLGVAANDVVAPFANAEGFVVGDGSVSILLEEEEYAKARGAKVYCYALGFGHGRKNVKFGKLVGSDEALDKAIADALADAGITAADVDAVCGFANGCKKIDDIEKGALKRVFGEKLATMPLFEVKERTGEGRAGSAALAAAEAALLLSGEMASDNAYFVAADDSVSTKTVESANLKKILVVSYATGGSYSAVVLGK; from the coding sequence ATGACCCCTAATGACAAGCGTTGTGTAGTTACAGGTTTAGGCGTCATTTGTGCCGTCGGTAACAATGTCGAAGAAACTTGGAAGAGTGCCTTGGAATCTGTTTCCGGCATTCATAAGACAACTTCTGTTGATACAGTGAACTGCTATGCGGACTTGGCTGCCGAAGTCAAGTGTGACACCCTCGATGAAATTGACGCTCCCGAAGAAAAGGACCGCGTCTCGAAACTTTGCATCAAGGCTGCTAACGAAGCTTTGGCCGATGCAGGTCTCAAGAACTTTGGCGACGACCAGCGCGTGAGCGTGGTGATTGGAAGTTGCGTGGGTGGTGTTCTTTCGATTGAACAGTATCATCAGCATGGTCGCGACGCTTCTGAAATTGCCAAGATGCCTATCGCTTCAATCGCCTCCCAGGTGGCCGAAACTTGCGGTGCCGGTGGCATCGTGACGAACGTGGCTAATGCTTGCGCTGCCGGCACGATTTCCATTGCGGTGGCTTGCGATTTGATTCGCGCCGGCAAAGCGGACGTGGTCATTGCGGGCGGCGCCGATTCTTTTGCCTCGGTTCCGTATTCCGGATTCCTTTCTTTGCATGCCCTCGACGAAAACGGCTGCTCTCCGTTCAACCGCTGCAACGGCATTACGCTCGGCGAAGGCGCCGGCATCGTGATTGTTGAATCTTACGAACATGCTCAAAAGCGCTCTGCCAAGCAGTACTGCGAAGTGCTGGGTTCGGGTGTCACGAGCGATGCGAACCACATTACCGCTCCGCGTGAAGATGGTCTTTGCCTTAAGGAAGCGATCAACCGCTCTGTCAAGAACTCCGGCATTGCAAAAACCGATATCGGTTACATCAATGCCCACGGTACCGGTACGGGCAAGAACGATAACGCCGAAATGACCGCCTTCAAGGCTTACTTTGGCGAAGAAAACCCGACGGTGAGCGTGAGCTCGACCAAGGTGCTTACGGGCCACTGCCTGGGGGCCGCCGGTGCGATTGAAGCCGTGTTCAGCATCAAGGCTCTTACTACCGATACAGTGCTTCCGACCTTCCCGTACAGCGAAGAACAGTCTGCCGCCCTCAAGGAAAAAGTGGGCGACATGGACTTTGTGCAGAACAAGGCTCGCCACAAGGATTTGAAGTGCGTGCTGAGCAACAACGTTGCTTTTGGCGGCACGAATGCGGCAATCGTTTTCTCGAAGGAACCGGGAAACGTGACTGCCCAGAGCGCTGCAAACAAGAAGATTGCCGTGACAGGTCTTGGCATCGTGTCTCCCCTCGGCAACAGCAAGACCGCTTACCTTGAAGCCGTGAAAGCCGGCAAGAAGCCGGAATCGACTTCGGTCCGCTCGACGATTGCCCTGGACGACTACAAGGAACTCGGCATCAAGATGGCTTTCTACCGCAAGCTCGACAACCTGGGCCAGCTCCAGACGGTGTCCGGCATGCGTGCGCTGCAAGATGCTAACTTCAAGGTGTCTGACGAAAATGCCATGGATATCGGTATTATCGTGGGAACAAGCGAAGGCGGTCTTGGCGCCACTTACGATTTTGAAGAACTGATTGCTGAACTCGGCAATGCCGGTGGTTCCGCCTTCAAGTTCCCGCACACCGTTTACAATGCGGCTGGCGGTTACCTCTCTATTTGTTCGGGTATCAAGGGCTACGGCGTTACCATTACCACGGGTCCGCTTTCTGGCCTTGATAGTATTGGCTATTCCATGAACGTGATTCATGATGGTCAGCAGCAGGCCATGATGGCTACCGGTACCGACGAAAACCTGCCGATTATTACGGAATTTGCCCAGAAGCTTGGTGTGGCCGCAAACGATGTGGTGGCGCCTTTCGCTAATGCTGAAGGTTTTGTGGTGGGCGACGGCTCGGTGTCGATTTTGCTCGAAGAAGAAGAATATGCCAAGGCCCGCGGTGCCAAGGTCTACTGCTACGCGCTCGGTTTCGGCCATGGCCGAAAGAACGTGAAGTTCGGTAAGCTTGTCGGTTCTGACGAGGCTTTGGACAAGGCCATTGCCGACGCTCTAGCCGATGCCGGCATTACGGCTGCCGACGTGGATGCGGTCTGCGGTTTTGCAAACGGCTGCAAGAAGATTGACGATATCGAAAAGGGAGCCCTTAAGCGCGTGTTTGGCGAAAAGCTTGCGACGATGCCGCTCTTCGAAGTCAAGGAACGCACCGGTGAAGGCCGTGCGGGGTCTGCAGCCCTTGCCGCTGCCGAAGCTGCTCTCTTGTTGAGCGGTGAAATGGCTAGCGATAACGCCTACTTTGTGGCGGCAGATGATTCTGTCTCGACAAAGACGGTTGAATCGGCAAATCTCAAGAAAATTTTGGTTGTTTCTTACGCGACGGGCGGCTCTTATAGCGCTGTCGTGCTTGGAAAATAG
- a CDS encoding glucose 1-dehydrogenase: MKVALVTGASKGIGKACALRLARDGYTVVVNYSSSDEAANATLDQIKAEGGDGMIYKANVADLSQVKVMIREVFKAYGRIDVLVNNAGIVRDEYLMMMNPETLDKCFDLNVKGYFYCAQQVAVKMYKQKSGVIINMSSVSSKFALAGQAVYSATKGAVNSLTQTLAKELGGFGIRVNAVAPGFIATDMIEAIPEETRKGYLEKIPLKRFGSADEVANIVSALASDQFAYVTGQVFVLDGGLSL; encoded by the coding sequence ATGAAAGTAGCTTTGGTAACAGGTGCTTCTAAGGGAATCGGCAAGGCTTGCGCCTTGCGCCTTGCTCGCGACGGCTATACCGTCGTGGTGAACTACTCCAGTTCCGACGAGGCTGCAAACGCCACGCTCGACCAGATTAAGGCCGAAGGTGGTGACGGCATGATTTACAAGGCGAATGTCGCCGACCTTTCTCAGGTGAAAGTCATGATTCGCGAAGTCTTTAAGGCTTATGGTCGTATTGACGTGCTTGTGAATAATGCTGGTATCGTTCGTGACGAATACTTGATGATGATGAACCCGGAAACGTTGGACAAGTGCTTCGACCTGAATGTGAAGGGTTACTTCTACTGCGCACAGCAGGTTGCTGTGAAAATGTACAAGCAGAAGTCCGGCGTGATTATCAACATGAGCTCCGTGTCTTCGAAGTTCGCTCTTGCAGGCCAGGCTGTTTACAGCGCCACCAAGGGTGCAGTGAACTCCTTGACCCAGACGCTTGCCAAGGAACTGGGTGGTTTCGGCATCCGCGTGAATGCCGTGGCTCCGGGCTTTATCGCAACAGATATGATCGAAGCGATTCCCGAAGAAACCCGCAAGGGCTACCTCGAAAAGATTCCTCTGAAGCGCTTTGGCTCTGCCGACGAAGTCGCAAATATTGTATCTGCGCTCGCTTCTGATCAGTTCGCCTACGTGACCGGCCAGGTGTTCGTGCTCGACGGAGGTCTTTCTCTATGA
- the fabZ gene encoding 3-hydroxyacyl-ACP dehydratase FabZ: MMNIYEISEKIAQRPPFQMIEKVTELVPNESAVGIKNVSVNEPYFTGHFPGTPIMPGVLIVESCAQLCSLVIEKPAEDLEKNLYVLLKIDGFKFVKPVIPGDQLEISVKKTKEGGVLVGFDCIVKVNGNVHAKGALTFTSIPKESLGK, from the coding sequence ATGATGAACATTTACGAAATCAGCGAAAAGATTGCTCAGCGCCCGCCGTTCCAGATGATCGAGAAGGTCACGGAACTGGTGCCGAATGAATCTGCCGTGGGTATTAAGAATGTGAGCGTGAACGAACCGTACTTTACGGGTCACTTTCCGGGCACCCCGATTATGCCGGGCGTGCTCATTGTGGAAAGTTGCGCTCAGCTTTGCTCGCTCGTGATTGAAAAGCCCGCCGAAGATTTGGAAAAAAATCTCTACGTGCTTTTGAAGATTGACGGATTCAAGTTTGTGAAGCCGGTGATTCCGGGTGACCAGCTTGAAATCTCTGTCAAGAAGACGAAGGAAGGCGGCGTGCTGGTCGGTTTTGACTGCATCGTGAAAGTGAACGGCAACGTTCATGCGAAGGGCGCCCTGACGTTTACAAGCATCCCGAAAGAATCTCTCGGAAAATAA
- a CDS encoding 1-acyl-sn-glycerol-3-phosphate acyltransferase has translation MKKKNPLFELFMRFFMVVVIYTVRVYLLVWHRPKVTFVGNTVKSPRLKTPSVIIANHTSMWDPLMMLAIFFHHKSIVVAKDQIEDPHFSWALTRVKCVIPCDRFNMDTEWALLAKRELEKGNNVIIFPEGKCRYDGLLNEFKTGFAFLARSTGAPVLSVGIDGIYKRGHRTQIVVGEPEKIERVKGIPSSKHLAERSEYFRQKVWGLKQQALGKSEVAPLPVASETPEEVEA, from the coding sequence ATGAAAAAGAAGAACCCGCTGTTCGAACTTTTCATGCGCTTTTTCATGGTGGTTGTCATCTACACCGTGCGCGTCTATTTGCTTGTTTGGCACCGCCCGAAGGTGACCTTTGTCGGTAACACGGTAAAGTCTCCGCGCCTGAAGACACCGTCGGTGATTATTGCGAACCATACGAGCATGTGGGACCCCCTCATGATGCTCGCTATCTTTTTCCATCACAAAAGCATCGTGGTGGCTAAAGACCAGATTGAAGACCCGCATTTTAGTTGGGCGCTGACCCGCGTGAAGTGCGTGATTCCTTGCGACCGCTTTAACATGGACACCGAATGGGCCTTGCTTGCCAAACGTGAACTGGAAAAGGGAAACAACGTCATTATTTTCCCCGAAGGCAAGTGCCGCTATGACGGCTTGTTGAACGAATTCAAGACGGGTTTTGCGTTCCTTGCCCGCAGTACCGGCGCGCCAGTGCTTTCGGTGGGAATCGACGGCATTTATAAGCGAGGTCACCGCACACAAATTGTTGTGGGCGAACCTGAAAAGATTGAACGCGTGAAGGGAATCCCTTCTTCGAAGCACTTGGCTGAACGCAGCGAATACTTCCGACAGAAAGTCTGGGGGCTCAAGCAGCAGGCGTTGGGTAAGTCTGAAGTGGCTCCGCTCCCGGTCGCATCTGAAACTCCTGAAGAGGTCGAGGCATGA
- a CDS encoding patatin family protein encodes MKTGLVLEGGSRQTMFSAGVIDTWLDEGIDFNYVAGVSAGAHAAVNFITRQQGRLRFIVLPTRLQKGKKWASKFIGIQKEFHALNYLAADGEMPLDFEAFRNSKIECEIGLTCCETGRAEFKSEKNDKKRLLDLISASCALPMIFPMAELDGKHYADGCITAPIPFERAFEKGCDKVVAISTHYPGEAVTDFRKYRAILNPMYKRKYPDLFRALMVRLKRYEKMFVRMEKLEKEGRLFLIRPIIDLCDQFDTNMEKMNESYEHGVEMAKRRMDDLKAFLEI; translated from the coding sequence ATGAAGACTGGACTTGTGTTAGAGGGCGGTTCTCGTCAGACCATGTTCAGCGCAGGCGTGATTGACACCTGGCTCGACGAAGGGATTGATTTTAATTACGTGGCAGGTGTTTCTGCCGGAGCCCATGCGGCGGTGAATTTCATTACGCGCCAGCAGGGTCGCTTGCGCTTTATCGTGCTTCCGACTCGCTTGCAGAAAGGCAAGAAGTGGGCGAGCAAGTTCATCGGGATTCAGAAGGAATTCCATGCTTTGAACTATCTGGCTGCCGATGGCGAAATGCCGCTTGATTTTGAAGCGTTCCGTAATTCCAAAATCGAATGCGAAATCGGACTAACCTGTTGCGAAACGGGCCGCGCCGAATTCAAGAGCGAAAAGAACGACAAGAAGCGCTTGCTGGACTTGATCAGCGCCAGTTGCGCCCTGCCCATGATTTTCCCGATGGCGGAACTCGACGGCAAGCATTATGCCGACGGTTGCATTACCGCTCCGATTCCGTTTGAACGGGCGTTCGAAAAGGGCTGCGACAAGGTAGTCGCCATTTCGACCCATTATCCGGGAGAAGCGGTGACGGACTTTCGCAAGTACCGCGCGATTCTGAACCCCATGTACAAGCGCAAGTACCCGGACCTGTTCCGTGCGCTCATGGTTCGCCTGAAACGCTACGAAAAAATGTTCGTACGTATGGAAAAACTGGAAAAAGAGGGCAGACTTTTCTTAATTCGCCCGATTATCGACTTGTGCGACCAGTTTGACACCAATATGGAAAAGATGAACGAGTCCTATGAACACGGCGTAGAGATGGCAAAACGCCGCATGGACGACCTTAAAGCGTTTTTAGAAATTTAA